From Streptomyces durmitorensis, a single genomic window includes:
- a CDS encoding pPIWI_RE module domain-containing protein, with protein MYHHIRVAAYEPDPLHGPWREEMKVLRLGEDLHAELTGMHAEADKNSVHPHWLPVSRLNSLLQAMAPGVIATGRNAGTDGRLPWLYAREAVPPDVLAPVVGAWAAGMHREDDDSEGADLEERLRSGDPAETVRLPHWETEPVDLAESVLSAGGTAEPAARLYSLLPEWIAFRLAARTFRTGGTTLHFRVESSGDGARLVSWPPQRYERRRQTWYYSACLTITVHTVPFAPRFRVHVSTQVRRWATRLDVRPHQLGGTTVLLDAPLPWPEGPDRGHRLMVNTLGYDRRSKELAWRRHSPAPLVPELDIVRNYPRPEALFSDPERWINGSGDVAAGIVYHPSIGPHEVGPGLMPRERADLDAWVEEGLRPLLTRVPDLTRVSRSNTPSLLPRSGAGRVPGVRDAQLALQRRAALTRALNGRPLEIDVFWQSPETRAALLAELPKLIGLPAGQQVPSADGETWQWQCEGVDIRVRARPAGPLADALPTTRARGRLRAVRLAEAIEGRCGLVADRADPLLGGAGVVITEIAGKERFAAVPDSDPKHALRIAWARQGRLTQFVNSPDDTDSALEHRARWTWLDAFRQLGAISPPAHRVGAGIPGDLQYAALWLVRHTRKGPTRCPVHRLVAVRVRPGDGPGVIEGWDAERAEWVPYPKLLLLLAQAREPAASDGKETGTGKLVDNSAAPGGSRLAARPGVEQDRQRETERQIRALLFQLRDRPTLLLADAGNLRQCWPGLRNGALDRDTLGFGAEPAQRHTLYGHDLRVLLVRDANARGEVAEWYAHDTEDGVGFAEGVWGTADTEGRVFASTASKPHTVAKLPKGLMKLVPTAQGRTAPGKTAWNPGQLEITVLGCLSEKALTDSGRAGDPPDRPAEWATLTHQLRYHDDYPPLARPLPLHWARLAGEYVLPVAGTKSAGSTSSAS; from the coding sequence GTGTACCACCACATTCGCGTCGCGGCCTACGAACCCGACCCGCTCCACGGACCCTGGCGGGAGGAGATGAAAGTGCTGCGGCTCGGCGAGGACCTGCACGCCGAGCTCACCGGGATGCATGCCGAGGCGGACAAGAACTCCGTCCACCCCCACTGGCTCCCCGTGAGCAGGCTCAACTCCCTGCTCCAGGCGATGGCGCCAGGCGTCATCGCGACCGGCCGCAACGCCGGGACGGATGGCCGTCTGCCGTGGCTCTACGCGCGGGAAGCCGTCCCGCCGGACGTGCTGGCCCCGGTGGTAGGAGCGTGGGCGGCGGGAATGCACCGGGAGGACGACGACTCGGAGGGCGCCGATCTCGAGGAGAGGCTCCGCTCCGGTGACCCGGCCGAGACGGTACGTCTGCCCCACTGGGAGACGGAACCGGTCGACCTCGCCGAGAGCGTGCTCTCGGCGGGCGGAACCGCCGAACCCGCCGCGCGGCTCTACAGCCTGCTGCCCGAGTGGATCGCCTTCCGGCTGGCCGCCCGGACGTTCCGCACGGGCGGCACCACACTCCACTTCCGCGTCGAGAGCTCGGGTGACGGCGCGCGACTTGTCTCCTGGCCGCCTCAGCGATACGAGCGCCGACGGCAGACCTGGTACTACTCGGCCTGCCTCACCATCACCGTCCACACCGTGCCGTTCGCCCCGCGGTTCCGCGTCCATGTGTCCACCCAGGTACGCCGGTGGGCCACCCGACTGGACGTACGCCCCCACCAGCTCGGCGGTACGACCGTCCTGCTCGACGCTCCACTGCCGTGGCCGGAAGGGCCGGACCGGGGCCACCGGCTGATGGTGAACACCCTGGGTTACGACCGGCGGTCGAAGGAACTGGCCTGGCGCCGGCACAGCCCCGCACCGCTCGTGCCCGAGCTGGACATCGTGCGCAACTATCCCCGGCCCGAAGCGCTCTTCTCCGACCCCGAACGCTGGATCAACGGTTCCGGGGACGTGGCCGCCGGCATCGTCTACCACCCGTCGATCGGCCCGCACGAGGTTGGACCCGGGCTGATGCCACGGGAGCGGGCGGATCTGGACGCCTGGGTCGAGGAAGGGCTGCGCCCCCTGCTGACCCGGGTCCCCGACCTTACGCGCGTCTCCCGGAGCAACACACCCTCCCTGCTGCCCCGTTCCGGCGCCGGACGCGTCCCGGGCGTCCGCGACGCCCAGCTGGCTCTGCAACGGCGGGCGGCGCTGACACGCGCACTGAACGGCCGCCCCCTGGAGATCGACGTCTTCTGGCAGTCCCCGGAAACCCGTGCGGCGCTGCTCGCCGAGCTGCCCAAGCTCATTGGTCTTCCCGCCGGGCAGCAAGTGCCGTCGGCCGACGGGGAGACCTGGCAGTGGCAGTGTGAGGGGGTCGACATCCGCGTCCGGGCCCGGCCCGCGGGACCCTTGGCCGACGCCCTGCCGACCACCCGAGCCCGCGGGCGCCTCAGGGCCGTCCGGCTGGCCGAGGCCATCGAAGGGCGCTGCGGGCTCGTGGCGGACCGGGCGGACCCGCTCCTCGGCGGGGCCGGAGTCGTGATCACGGAGATCGCCGGCAAGGAGCGCTTCGCCGCCGTCCCGGACTCCGACCCCAAGCACGCGCTGCGCATCGCCTGGGCACGGCAGGGACGGCTGACCCAGTTCGTGAACTCGCCCGACGACACCGACAGCGCTCTGGAACACCGGGCCAGGTGGACCTGGCTGGACGCCTTCCGGCAGCTGGGCGCGATCAGCCCGCCCGCCCATCGGGTGGGAGCCGGCATTCCGGGCGACCTTCAGTACGCGGCGCTCTGGCTCGTACGCCACACCAGGAAGGGGCCCACGCGATGCCCCGTCCACCGGCTGGTGGCGGTGCGGGTGCGCCCCGGGGACGGACCGGGCGTCATCGAGGGGTGGGACGCAGAACGAGCCGAATGGGTGCCGTATCCGAAGCTGTTGCTGCTGCTCGCCCAGGCACGGGAACCGGCGGCGAGCGACGGGAAGGAGACCGGCACGGGGAAGCTCGTCGATAACTCGGCAGCCCCGGGAGGATCCCGGCTGGCTGCCCGCCCGGGCGTGGAGCAGGACAGGCAGCGGGAGACCGAGCGGCAGATCCGGGCACTGCTCTTCCAGCTCCGCGACCGCCCGACGCTGCTGCTGGCGGACGCCGGCAATCTGCGCCAGTGCTGGCCTGGCCTGCGCAACGGTGCACTGGACCGCGACACGCTCGGCTTCGGGGCCGAACCCGCCCAGCGGCACACGCTCTACGGCCACGACCTGCGGGTGCTGCTCGTACGGGACGCCAACGCCCGGGGTGAAGTGGCGGAGTGGTACGCCCACGACACCGAGGACGGGGTCGGCTTCGCCGAGGGTGTGTGGGGGACGGCGGATACGGAGGGCCGTGTCTTCGCGAGTACGGCCTCGAAGCCGCACACGGTGGCGAAACTGCCGAAGGGGCTAATGAAGCTGGTGCCCACGGCACAGGGCCGGACAGCGCCCGGGAAGACCGCGTGGAACCCCGGGCAACTGGAGATCACCGTGCTCGGCTGTCTGTCGGAGAAGGCGCTGACGGACTCGGGGCGTGCGGGTGACCCGCCCGACCGGCCGGCGGAGTGGGCGACGCTCACGCACCAGCTGCGTTACCACGACGACTACCCGCCGCTCGCCCGGCCTCTCCCGCTGCACTGGGCGCGTCTCGCCGGTGAGTACGTGCTTCCGGTGGCCGGCACGAAGTCAGCGGGGAGTACGTCATCCGCTTCCTGA
- a CDS encoding methyltransferase family protein, translating into MTAPGETTATTSAGFTPLVDTARLTGVEAESQAAHHLYEHLIGLWAPGVIEAAQDLGAFSALTLGPATAVRLAEILGTDLRATRVLMDGLHAYDVVRRSHSADGQALYTLPPELHDVFSPHGLYSLVGKISHDRKLAWNAWRNLAENVRTGARDATGGERVNQISEEDYTSLVRGINFWAPPIVRTLADALRELGWTTGESARVLDVGCGTGIYSQLLLREFPALTASGLDTERITAIASRQAQELDVADRFEVVVKDFWNDDWGTDIELALFVNIFHLQTPESARELLLKSSKSLAQGGLVAIADHIVDDDDGAGSVQNKFSRLFAASMLATGGGDAYTLHDYDQWLADSELRRVALLDTPMHRVLLARRA; encoded by the coding sequence GTGACTGCACCGGGCGAGACCACCGCCACCACGTCGGCCGGCTTCACGCCGCTCGTCGACACCGCCCGCCTGACCGGTGTCGAAGCCGAGTCGCAAGCCGCGCACCACCTCTATGAGCACCTGATCGGCCTGTGGGCACCCGGCGTCATCGAAGCCGCGCAGGACCTGGGCGCCTTCTCCGCGCTGACCCTCGGTCCGGCCACCGCCGTGCGGCTCGCCGAGATCCTCGGCACCGATCTGCGCGCGACCCGGGTGCTCATGGACGGTCTCCACGCCTACGACGTGGTCCGGCGAAGCCACAGCGCCGACGGACAGGCCCTCTACACCCTGCCGCCCGAGCTGCACGACGTGTTCTCGCCGCACGGTCTGTACAGCCTCGTCGGGAAGATCAGCCACGACCGCAAGCTGGCCTGGAACGCCTGGCGCAACCTCGCCGAGAACGTGCGTACCGGCGCCCGCGACGCCACCGGCGGGGAGCGGGTGAACCAGATATCGGAGGAGGACTACACATCGCTGGTCCGCGGCATCAACTTCTGGGCGCCGCCGATCGTCCGTACGCTCGCCGACGCGCTGCGTGAACTGGGCTGGACCACCGGGGAGTCGGCGCGCGTCCTGGACGTGGGCTGCGGCACCGGCATCTACAGCCAGTTGCTGCTGCGCGAGTTCCCGGCGCTGACGGCGAGCGGCCTGGACACCGAGCGGATCACCGCGATCGCGTCGCGGCAGGCACAGGAGCTGGACGTGGCCGACCGGTTCGAGGTGGTCGTCAAGGACTTCTGGAACGACGACTGGGGCACGGACATCGAGCTGGCCCTCTTCGTGAACATCTTCCATCTGCAGACCCCGGAGTCCGCCCGTGAGCTGCTCCTGAAGTCCTCGAAGAGCCTCGCCCAGGGCGGCCTCGTCGCCATCGCCGACCACATCGTCGACGACGACGACGGCGCCGGGTCCGTCCAGAACAAGTTCTCCCGGCTGTTCGCCGCCTCGATGCTCGCCACCGGCGGCGGCGACGCCTACACCCTGCACGACTACGACCAGTGGCTGGCGGATTCCGAGCTGCGCCGCGTCGCCCTGCTGGACACCCCCATGCACCGTGTACTGCTGGCCCGCCGGGCCTGA
- the sbnB gene encoding 2,3-diaminopropionate biosynthesis protein SbnB translates to MLILRHSEVAQILDGHELDNIRTVADAYRLHAQGDTTVPHSVFLRFPGQPRNRIIGLPAYRGGEKPAAGMKWISSFPANVERGIERASAAIILNSLETGRPQALIEGSLISATRTAASAALAAELLTRDRRPDGLALIGCGVINLEILRHVRAALPGLKTLSLYDSSPQRAAEFAARAAAVAPGAEVVTLDSAERALAAHGLVSVATSAIEPHLDLKAALPGTVVLHISLRDLLPESLLDAHNIVDDVDHAVRERTSLDLAVQAAGHRDFIAPAIGRLLLDEGSEHAFTPERGRTIVYAPFGLGVLDIALADAVLDAARTQNLGVEVEGFLP, encoded by the coding sequence ATGCTCATCCTGCGGCACTCCGAGGTCGCGCAGATCCTCGACGGCCACGAACTCGACAACATCCGCACCGTGGCCGACGCCTACCGCCTTCATGCACAGGGCGACACCACCGTGCCGCACTCCGTCTTCCTGCGCTTCCCCGGGCAGCCGCGCAACCGCATCATCGGCCTGCCGGCCTACCGGGGCGGAGAAAAGCCGGCCGCGGGCATGAAGTGGATCTCCTCCTTCCCGGCCAACGTCGAGAGAGGCATCGAGCGGGCCAGCGCGGCGATCATCCTCAACTCCTTGGAGACCGGGCGGCCACAGGCCCTGATCGAGGGCTCGTTGATCTCCGCTACGCGCACCGCCGCGAGCGCCGCGCTCGCGGCTGAGCTGCTCACCCGCGACCGCCGCCCGGACGGCCTCGCCCTGATCGGCTGCGGGGTCATCAACCTGGAGATCCTGCGCCATGTACGGGCGGCCCTGCCCGGCCTGAAGACGCTCTCGCTGTACGACAGTTCGCCGCAGCGGGCCGCCGAGTTCGCCGCGCGGGCCGCCGCGGTGGCACCCGGCGCCGAGGTGGTCACGCTCGACAGCGCGGAGCGGGCGCTCGCCGCGCACGGACTGGTCTCCGTCGCCACGTCCGCCATCGAACCGCACCTGGATCTGAAGGCAGCCCTGCCGGGCACGGTGGTGCTGCACATCTCGCTGCGCGATCTGCTGCCCGAGTCGCTGCTCGACGCGCACAACATCGTCGACGACGTCGATCACGCGGTGCGCGAGCGCACCTCCCTCGACCTGGCGGTGCAGGCCGCGGGGCACCGGGACTTCATCGCCCCGGCGATCGGCCGCCTGCTCCTGGACGAGGGCTCCGAGCACGCCTTCACGCCCGAGCGTGGCCGCACGATCGTCTACGCGCCGTTCGGACTGGGCGTACTGGACATCGCCCTGGCCGACGCCGTGCTCGACGCGGCCCGGACCCAGAACCTCGGGGTGGAGGTGGAAGGCTTCCTGCCGTGA